GGGCCACCATAACAAACACCCTAAATCATAGTGGCTTGTAAcagagtttatttcttgcttgtgCTACATGTCCATCAGGGGTCAGCAGAGGCCCTGCTCCACGTCTCCTCACTCTGGGACCAGGCTGACCTGTAGCCATCAGTTGCCATGGCAAAGGGAAAGAGAGGTCGGCAAATGGTCCTGTCTCTCAAATCTTCACCTTGGCCAGATCAAGCTACATGGCCAAACCCAACttccagggggcaggcaggagctatcctttttttttttttttgaggaagattagccctgagctaactgctgccaatcctcctttttttgctgaggaagactggtcctgagctaacatctgtgcccatcttcctctactttacatgtgggacgcctgccacagcatggtgtgccaaacagtgccgtgtccgcacccggcatccgaaccagcaaaccctgggctgccgaagcagaatgtgcgcacttagccgctgtgccaccgggccagccccaggagctaTCCTTTTATGTACCCCAAAGGAAAATCAGTAATACTGGGTGGACTACCCCACACCCGTGAAGACGATGACCTCTGGGAAGAGTACACGGAGCCTCCACCTTAGCTACagttattattttagaaaatatgaagcaaaaatgtGAAATTTGTTCATTCTAGAAGGAAGCTACAAGGTGTTTCCTCTATTATTCTCCATGTTGTATCTTCTAAACTTTTCAAAACCagaagtataatttttttctttctgactctattttttatttttatttattttttttcctgctttttctccacaaatcccccaagtacatagttgtatattttagttgtgagtccctctagttgtggcatgtgggacgccacctcaacgtggcctaatgagcagtgccatccgaaccggcgaaaccctgggctgccaaagtggagcgtgtgaacctaaccaatgggccacagggccagcccccagaagtaTAATTTTTAAGGAGAGGATGCAATGGAAGAACATCAgtgttaaaaaattatatatatgtgtgtgtcctTGCTAGGACTGTGTTTCTTTTCACAGTATTCAGGAGAAACACGAGTAAAGGAATTCAGTCGCTTTATGTTGCTTTTGGCTGCATGGTGGCGGTCTTTTGGACCTCAGCGACAGCTCGCTGGGCTCTGACCTCGTTTTCAGCACTGTGtgagcatctgtgtgtgtgtctgccacCCCACCCTGCTGCAAGGGGTCTTCCTGCCATTGTCCTACTTACGTCTGTACTCCCAGCCCTGAATTTGCCACAAAGAAGGTGCCTAGTCAGTGTTTAATGGATGACTCTGAAGTGCTCATTTCTATCTAAATAAAGAGCCATTTCAGGGAAGGAACCAAGTTGTCTCCCCGCTCTGAGCCCTCCTCTGAAACAAGCAATGAatgcttgttgagtgaatgaatgactgcagccctccttccccagcccttcAATGGACGCTGAAAACACATGGCCCGTCCCACTCCACCATGAGCCTCCCAAGGGGCTGGCAGAGTCACTTTTTCTGCAGATTCTGCCATGTTTTTATGCCTACATTGAAAAGTCAATGAGTGCGTGTGGCTATAGACTAGAGTGACCAACCACCCGGGACACTCCTGGTTTTACCCCTGAAAGTCCTGTGTCCTGGGGACCCCTCCATCCCAGGCAGACTGGCATGGTTGGTCACCCTATAGCAActttcttctctctgggcctcatttgtttctcattttcatcTGCGAGAGTTGGATGTGGTCACTGTATATCAGATCTAAGATTTCAGGAATGGGccagaggggaagaggtgagTCAAAGAAGGAAGATAGACTGGAGTTGGGATTTGctgagaaatctttattttttacagaGGATGTGGATCGGCACTGCCACCCAGGCCTTGGTCCTAGTTACTTGAAATAATCtggaaaaagagaggggaaaaaacccagaattGTCTAGTTAGGAGCACAGGCTCTGAAGCCATATAGAACTGGGTTCAACTCCCAGTCATGCCACTCgtgagctgtgtgaccctgggagaGTGActtgatctctctgagcctcagtttcctcatctgtgtaacAGGAATAATCATAATACTTACCTCATGGGGTTTTTGATGAAACTATTAGCTAAGGTGCTCCCCCAAGTGCCTGGCACGTGTTGAATCAGTCTATAAATGGTGGCCATGACTGTTTTCGTGGACGTTATTAATCCTCCCTGATCATTTGTTCCCAGATGAGGTTGGCTCTCTCCCTGGGGCCTGAGCATCCCTATCGTGGCTCTCACCACACTTCTTTATTGCTCATTTAATCATCTGTCCCCCGCGAAGCAGCCCTGTGACTCATCGCTTTATCCTCCCTGACAAGGAAAACCCTAGACCAGAGGAGGCACTTCATAAACACTTGTTGAAATAAGGAAGTTCAACAGTTCAAAGCTCCACCCAGAAGCCTTGGAGGTTCTTGGGGCCACACTGTAGCAGAAAACATCTCCAACATGCCCCCCCCCGAATGTCCCGAagggcccctcccccactgacCTTCTAGGACGCTCTCAGCCCCTCGGGATCTGCTGTTCTCACCATCCCCCAGCACCTCTCAGAAGAGCCAGCACCTGGAGCCCTCCCTTCCTGCATGTCTCCCTGCTCACCTCCTCGATCCAGTCACTGAAGGCTGAGATTCGTGTGAACACTGTAGGCTTCTTGCGAGTGTTGCAGCCCAAGGCAGATACAAAGCTGGTCACACCGTGGACCTGCCAGGAGCCATCCTCTGCGGGGCAGTTGAGGGGTCCTCCAGAGTCACCCTGGAATGGTCAGAGAACAGTGGGGGCCTGATCCGTGTCTGAGCTTTAAGGAATTGGTTCTGACTTTGAGGATTTCCAGAAACCCCcatattacttaacctctctgagcctcagtttgctcatttatGATGGGGAATAGTATCCGTCTTACAGGAtcctgtgagaattaaatgaaatgatagatACGTGctcttagcacaatgcctagtaGAGAAGAAGCAATCAATAAGTGGTGGCTCCCGTTATTAATACCACagttaattattaatattattgttcaTACTCACTTATAATACAATGGGAGTATTGTTTAACTATAACTTCAGGACTACAGAGTTGAAGGTGACTTAGAGGTCATACTGTCAATATCCCCTGCCGTGCTGATGGGGAAGCCTGAGGACCCAGCAGGGACAGCGACTTGCCCCAGGTCAAGTCAGTTTGTGAACTGGGACTAGAGTCCAGGTGTCCTGACTCCTAGGCCAGGGCTGCGTGTCTGGACTGTGCTGACTTCCTCCAAGTCCTGCCTGGCCTGGAGGCTGAATGGGACAAGCAGGCAATattcctcctccaccttccaggCAGATGGCAGAGATATCCCGGGGCCCCTGCCCAGCTGAGGGGCTGCAGCCCAGAACTGCCTCGGGCAGAGGAGAGCTGACTCACGTTGCACCCAGAGCTGGAGTCCCCGCCGGCGCACACCATGGTCTTCTTCACGATGCTGCCCCACCAGTCCCACCTGGAGCAGTGCTCATAGTCCACCACAGGCAGCAGGGCCTCCTGCAGCTTGTCCGGGAGTGGCCCCCCAGCTGTGGGGATAGAGCGTGCTGAGTCTGGGGTCATGGGGGTGCAGGACTTGGGCCGGGGTCTGGAAGTCAGAGCTGGGAGCCccagagtggggtggggggtttgGGGCAGGCAACTCTTCTAGTCTGATGGGGACTCTCCTCCCACCAGGTTATATGGTCCTGTCTGCTTTGTCCACCAAaacatccccagcacctggcacataggaggcactAAAAATTGTTCAATTGAACACATTCATGTTTGGGAGGATGCAAGGAGAAGGCTGCCCCTGGaggaggaatgggagaaaatgcaaGGACCAGTGCTGGTGTGGCCCTCAacctccagcccccaggccctATCTTCTTGCCACTGTCCCTGTGACCGCTGGAGGGATCAGCACGTACTGTAGAGACGGCCCCAGCCGCTGATGTAGCAGGGCGCCTCATTGGGCAGGATGTCGctggcgggagggagggaggccaccTGGACCGCATCTCCCAGCTGGGCACTGCGCGAGAGCTTGACGAGGGCGATGTCAttgctggggagaagggaggagtcATGGGGAGCCTGATCCTCCAGCCAGACTACACCCCATCCCCGAGCttttgctttagatattcccAGAGGGGATGCTCCAGctgctctttctccctccaaatCCCATGCATTCTTACGGCTGAGCAACTTCAGGGAGCCTTCCCGGCCCCTTCAGTCTACACCGACCCTCGGCCTTCAAAAGGGTCCTCAGCTTCTACCCCAGTGGTTCTCACACTTCAGCTGCATCAGAgtccctggagggcttgttaaaacgcAGGTTGCTGGTCCCTGCCCTAGCATTTCTGATGCAGTGGGTCCGGGTGGCATCTGAGGAgtcacatttctaacaagttccccgGCGGCGATGCTGCTGCGGCTGGCCTGGGCACCAggctctgagaaccactgttcttgGCCCTCATCTGCCAGCTCGTCACTCCAGCCTTTTCACCGGGGTCCGATTTTTCTCTCCGCTCACCCAAGGCCCGCGTGAGGACGGTCACCGTCTTGGTCATCAGGCCCCTCACTCCTGCACTCACTTTCAGGGCTTCTGCCCACTTCTTTGACCCTCTCACCAGAAAAATGCTGAGCCACCCAGACCCACAATTTTGCATCTGTTTGAGGGGCTTAAGAAGCCCTGCTTTAGTGTTCTCACCCAGTGATTGCCTCCTTGACCTTCACAACCACCCAGGAAGCCCGGAAGGTCACCCTTGACAAGGGGTCAAAACAAGGCCCAGAGAAAGGCAGTGACTTTTCCAGGCCACACAGCAACTTAGTGCTGGAGCCTGACCCTCAGGCCACTGCTCCTCCTTTTGTCACTGTGCCGGGAACCAGGAAGCTCTGGATGAATGTCTGTCAAATGGAGGAACCTTTGGATTTGAGAGACAGGGTGCCAGAGGAGTCCTAGGTTCTGAAGCCAACCAGCCCAGTGGGCTTGGGGGagttcctgcccctccctgggccctgctgccCCTCTGTTGGGAGAGAGAGGTTTGCTGCagatggttcttttttttttttgttttttgaggaagattatccctgacctaactgctgccaatcctcctctttttgctgaggaagactggccctgagctaacatccatgcccatcttcctctactttatacatgggacgcctaccacagcatggcctttgccaggcagtgccatgtctgcaccctggatctgaacccgcgaactccaggccgccaagaagcggaacgtgcacacttaaaccactgcgccaccgggcctgcccctgcAGATGGTTCTTAAAGGCTGTGCTGGCTCCGACCCTCAATGTGTGTGACCTGGACCCAGCCCCACTGTCCCTGGGAGTCTCCTCAGAGTCGGCTTTGGGTGAGGGAGGGATGAGTGTAGGAGCCCCTGGGTCACTCACCCACAGGCCACGCAGTTGGAGTTCCAGAGTGGGTGCACAAAGAGGTCCCCAGCATTGATGGGGATCACCTGTTCGGGGCCCTCCTCCTCCGCCCGGTCATACTCGCCCAACACCACCTGGTAGCTCCGGGAGCTCCTGCCAGTAGAAGCGAGGTCAGTTCAGGCTTGattggcctccctccctcccctcccagagtcaaccccctccctcccccccggCCTGCCTGGGTCTTACACAAGGACAGGGGCAAGTGAGAGAACTCACGAGATGCAGTGGCCCGCGGTTACGACCCAGTCAGGGGCAATGAGGCTGCCGCCACAGGTGTGGTAGTAGGCTCCCTCCTTCTCATACTGCAGGGAGACCTGGTGGCCAGGAAGGGAGGAGCCTGAGTGGTCTAGGCCCCACAACAAGGGCTGCTACCCGTGGCTGTATAGGTTGCACACTATACAACTCTAGAGGGCATCATTCATGCAGAAAAGAATGATACCCTCTAGAAATCTGCAGTGCCCAACCTACACAACTGCTCATGGCGACCCTGTCCCTTTTCCATTAGGATAACATTCTGACTCTCCAAAGCTGTCCAACCCCCAGCCCCGTGAACTCCCTGGGACTTCAACTTCTCTGCCCTCAGGATATCTCCAAACCTTCTGTCTCTTGAGAGCCCCAAGGCCCTCTGTTCCATCAGGCCCCCAGTTCCTCTGAACGTCAGTTCTTTCAAGGCCTCTTGGGCCCTCTCAGGTCAACCCTCCCTGagtccttttcctctctctcatttcctagATTCTGATTTTCAAAAGCTCCCTCCAAACCAAGAATTGGCAAACTATAGCCCGTGGGCTAAATATAAGTTGTTGTATGTAAGATTATTGGACAATAGTCACGCTCATTCGTTTGTATGTCATCTGTGGCCACTTTCATGCTGCAATGGCAGAGTGAAGTCATTGCAATCGAGACCATATGGCCatttactctctggtcctttacGGAACAAGTTAGCTGGCCCCTGCTGCAGACCAGTGCCATCGATAGAacttctgtgatgatggaaatgttctctgccttggctgtccaatatggtagccactagccacatgtggctattgagcgtTTGGAATATGACCAGCATTGAGCAACTgaatttttaacattaattttaattaatttaaatttcaacagCCACATATGGCTAGCGTTATGGCTGGTGTGTTAGCACAGCGAGTCTGGCCCTCTGTGCCTCCCTCCACTGATCTCTGTCGAGCCTTTCATCCCTCTTTTGCTCTCAGAGCATATAGCCCTGTTGGATAATTCGAGGAGTCTAGAAATGCATCCCCCCAGATCTCCCCACCTAAACACAGTGCCTGAAATTGCATTATCAGTGCACCAACCCCCTGAGCTCAGCACTGCCCTCGCCCCAGATTCACTCCTAACTTGCAAACCGCCCAGTGAGGATGAGAGTTTGAACGGGCAAAACTGCCACAGGAAGCAGATCGTCCAAGGGTCTCCTGGCCTTTGGAAGCTGAAGTGGATACTGGAAGCAAAGCCACGGCGTCAGGACTGGATGCGCGACAGTCAGGGCACGGAGGGCAGAGTCCACGGTGGGAAACAGCGCAGCTGGTTCTGCTCTTACCTGCCAGGGCCAGCTGTAGGGCACCGCGTTCTCGCCGTTGACAACACGCGAGGAGGGTTGCTGGGAAGCTTGGCCAGagcctgaggctggaggagagagtaGAGGTGCCAATCAGCCAGAGtgtcctcaaaaggaaaaaattctgagGCACAGTCCTGGCTGTGCCACAAACTGGCACGTGACCCTGTGCAagccccttttcccctctggacCTCGGTAGCCACATATGAACAGTGAGCATCTGGAGCAGAGCAGGGGTTTCCAGAGTCCCAGGAATCCAGGGATGGAGATGAAGATGTGGCTTCTGTCTGTGGCAGGACTGAAGGGGTTAATACAAttggcagagtgcctggcacccaTTGAGCCCTGGAGGAGTGACAGCTATCGTCATGAAGACTGGAGGCTTTGGAATAAGACTGCCTGGCTTCAAAACGCAGCTCTGCCTCTTGTTCTAGGGAGGGCTATTttacctctctgaggctcagtttccccattgtaaaatggggacaataagaGTACTGACCTCctggggctgttgtgaggattatgtgagctaatgtaagaaaaaaatcctgagcATTCTGCTTGGCGTAGAGTAAACACTTGAAAAACATTATCTGTTACCATTACTGTCAGTCAAGGGAGGCTGCTTGGAGGAGGCAGCCCTGAgctggaatgtaaaatggcagaGAGATCAGGAAAAAGCCAGACCACAGGATTAGGAGCGGGGTAGGAGCAGTGTGAGAGGAGAGTTGGAGGGTTAAGCAGAGGAGCAGAAATTCCATCCCAAGCAGTCTAACCAGTGCCCAAGCTCTTCACCACAGACCTTTGCAGCTAGGACTCCCACCACAGCCCTTGGGGCCCTCAGGCTTTCTCCTGCACCGGTCCATCCACAGCTTCCCCTCCGTTCTTCTGCTCCAGCACCAAGGAGAAAGCCCCCACGATCATGCCCCAGGGAAAGCTGAAACCCCTGCTAACCAGGTGTTGGGTTCACAAGACCCAGGGTGGTGGCAGATTTTAAGGGCCCCTGGCCCAGTGCAGCACAGGTTGGGGTCTTACCAAGGGCCACAAATAGGAGGGAACTCAGCAGCCGGAGCATCATGAGTTTTGAGATAGGGAAGGGACACAGATTCTAATATAAGGCAGGAGGCAGGTGGTGGGGGCTGGAACAGGTGGTAGCACACCCGGTCTCCCATAGTCCAAGGCCAAGGCCCCCATCCACTGCAGACTGGGGAGTGACCCGGAGTTTCTTCCAACATGTGGCTGCACAGGTGGCATCAATGGCCGGCTGATaacaggggagggggaaggagaggttACATCAGAACAAGTCAGCCTTTTCCAGGAAAGAACACGGGCACTGGAACTGgtcagagctgggttcaaatcctgcctctaccACCTccaggctctgtgaccttggtcaCATggctcaacttctctgagccataGATCTCTCATCTCTAATGTGGGATTAATATTAATAtccacctcaataaaaaaaagtttgttgagCGCTTTCTCTGTATCAGGCTGTCCATAAATAAGACAGGATCCCAGCTCTCCTGGAGCTTGAGTCTAGTAGGGGAGACAACgacaatcaataaaaataataaaggccatttctGATTGTGGTG
This genomic interval from Equus quagga isolate Etosha38 chromosome 5, UCLA_HA_Equagga_1.0, whole genome shotgun sequence contains the following:
- the CELA3B gene encoding chymotrypsin-like elastase family member 3B; translated protein: MMLRLLSSLLFVALASGSGQASQQPSSRVVNGENAVPYSWPWQVSLQYEKEGAYYHTCGGSLIAPDWVVTAGHCISSSRSYQVVLGEYDRAEEEGPEQVIPINAGDLFVHPLWNSNCVACGNDIALVKLSRSAQLGDAVQVASLPPASDILPNEAPCYISGWGRLYTGGPLPDKLQEALLPVVDYEHCSRWDWWGSIVKKTMVCAGGDSSSGCNGDSGGPLNCPAEDGSWQVHGVTSFVSALGCNTRKKPTVFTRISAFSDWIEEIISSN